A stretch of Corallococcus macrosporus DNA encodes these proteins:
- a CDS encoding HEAT repeat domain-containing protein, which translates to MANLSIGNIEKVRALAANARLILVGGTRAAADSRLTAYDAAANKVLWTSPLPAHVLGLALSGEQFAAAGADGTVRFGSLTDGTVKFQLHNAHPGGCTAVAASPDGKVLYTAGADGFVRAWDWDSTKKLKEWSASSQPLRAVAVDPTHTYVACAGDDSVVRAFTVATGARRDMPGHEGAVRALAFTPRDGRLVSAGDDGKLRIGYLVGAVEFEVRGDKDSGHAGAVLGLVFPPTPQAEPGQDPAERIASVGSDGRLKVWRLDERRKPRTFELGTKALHAVAFAPPANPRQAKQLLGYVFVGGDDRKLTRITLGTDGKPTDETQTYAHGFDVLNEALKAALPRREAAVKEAVALQEPEALEFVLGVLGSDKDAAARRLAATELGNHGRTAARAKLRERLNDDDKTVRAAALDALVKLETESPLAAPRAALDSRFVDTRVQGLRLLAKQGSASPLVPGLIAGKLSDTHPEVGTAALDALTAVSPKGSTEPLKLAFERGPAALKVEVLLRASVAGLLGDPRLQPLVARALDDADRDVRRVAFAVRVLERRSLAATLEAKDEEFARTVREVARIVTLQAKRAAGEAEAKFTTEGEVTASRDKLFANTPPGQALTEADLEPLLAAMACRMPDTAVRGARVLAQLGDGRALGALLQLSREDDAAIRRETATALQALQDPRARERLVWMLDDADGDVRAAALSAVVALDSDAPLSAAEAALRSGHEDVRVRGLDRLVKLGAKAEGAEGLLGDALEDESAKVRGEAFRTLWAWNDQEPVKALDRALAGRFPDLRTRAVEVLAQKGTEDWALERLKKSVEDRDAGVATAAYEAWVKLAGKEKPEPHLAALNTTHPALREKAAKASVHAPAEAMRSALLKRVQDEHLDVAVAALEALDKLIPNENGPLLAGIAASALPVRVRAAELLAPRGAEDIIEPMRGLITDKDLERMYPPGFLVPLRFRASRALATLGSRRLLGFYATTLLPHELTELQEQGARGLATASRRGDEGALLDALGHSLVAARSWAADGLARLGDVRALPVLTGNLRHEHLPIRLGAILAFAALGPEGDGGLLHGLEDSAREVQEMVFAIVLARDLRASREGGPPDLLTSALSSGRPEVRYAAARALELRTEPEAYRAHLVEVLLPPRPEKVGDMKDWPAEEERAKRVIGLAEALSSGQPEQRYAAAQVLLLRNKPLDYFREAQKVARPSSLQAPWKPETAQGAAHVVQPSTPEKQGTASATGKSWLRRLFSAVKPAEGAGALGTPKDATQAERQHLRRLAFGAYVGLLRQVTAGDEEGHRVRRDAVDRVVKLTQEGYAGTSAAVAALLRALEDPHQLVRRAALAGLKELYPAGSDEPLALALASLSPDVARAALEELAERGDKARPRVTAALNSPLPEVRKSAFELLEKLSPPGSLDPLLAALGSEHADLRVGVIERLAGANDSRVTEALGRAMGSEHEDLRLRAAELLAFRGDDRAVEVLGTFLRSETPAVTRRAQEALARLGTSAAVAALAARLSVAPEIPERTKLVAALGRTHRADALDVLARQSVEDEAPSVRLACVTAAMQLTWPPEQEKLKDHERELKKRDAALAVRFLRVAVKSQDPEVRKAAARELEHGKSEGQDALLVQLFTDRDVTVRAAAVEHYSKRVVEEGAAVEPLEEILRAGARELMLPAAEGVAHQRRASALRPLLLYARAGEPHERGRALLALGTLGDVRALSELETVANGGTPDAPAEEDMVVAAIEALGRLANRMPDGEDRRRIEEKVEAAATDNNASQRQEAGVRGLRALGGERARVKLEALLADSEVDDDVRRTVAEQLGKFGDPAAESALAAALNADDDDLRQAARKALDVLFPKERTRVEFLAVQSEHEDISEPAATYLASEGDPALLVPRLATLDNVELRLRLRRGLARRGALPVPEVIALFGHDKPEAREEAARLVGTWTGDAREAGAVDTAGLTRALVAAERRTATAWVSAQPSKKDALAAAWERLLWAGSRLGAKELVATSAEILRKGEAQAPAAVRQEAARVLGRLKATSEAQALRTALGDPDADVRSAAASVLAVLVPEQASGWALEVKPFDPVALGPTGAKVAPSALTASEARRLAVPALLAKKDLEPLKSAAADAKPEVKQDAWAALGRLGGDAAAELLKTAAFDKSQSVELRKAAYRAHKRARRAAERARKEGQPS; encoded by the coding sequence ATGGCCAACCTCTCCATCGGCAACATCGAGAAGGTCCGTGCGCTCGCCGCCAATGCGCGCCTGATTCTCGTGGGCGGTACGCGCGCGGCCGCGGACAGCCGCCTCACCGCGTATGACGCCGCGGCCAACAAGGTCCTGTGGACCAGCCCCCTGCCCGCGCACGTGCTGGGCCTGGCGCTGTCCGGCGAGCAGTTCGCCGCGGCGGGCGCGGACGGCACCGTGCGCTTCGGGTCGCTCACCGACGGCACGGTGAAGTTCCAGCTCCACAACGCGCACCCCGGAGGCTGCACCGCGGTGGCGGCGAGCCCCGACGGCAAGGTGCTCTACACGGCCGGCGCGGACGGCTTCGTGCGCGCGTGGGACTGGGACAGCACGAAGAAGCTCAAGGAGTGGAGCGCGTCCTCTCAGCCGCTGCGCGCGGTGGCGGTGGACCCCACGCACACGTACGTGGCCTGCGCGGGCGATGACAGCGTGGTGCGCGCGTTCACGGTGGCGACGGGCGCGCGCCGGGACATGCCGGGCCACGAGGGCGCGGTGCGGGCGCTGGCCTTCACGCCTCGCGACGGCCGGCTCGTCTCCGCGGGCGACGACGGCAAGCTGCGCATCGGCTACCTCGTCGGCGCGGTGGAGTTCGAGGTCCGCGGCGACAAGGACAGCGGCCACGCGGGCGCCGTGCTGGGGCTGGTGTTCCCGCCCACGCCCCAGGCGGAGCCCGGGCAGGACCCCGCGGAGCGCATCGCGTCCGTGGGCAGCGACGGCAGGCTGAAGGTCTGGCGCCTGGACGAGCGCCGCAAGCCGCGCACCTTCGAGCTGGGCACCAAGGCCCTGCACGCGGTGGCCTTCGCGCCCCCGGCGAACCCCCGTCAGGCGAAGCAGCTGCTGGGCTACGTCTTCGTGGGCGGCGACGACCGCAAGCTCACGCGCATCACGCTGGGCACGGACGGCAAGCCCACGGACGAGACGCAGACGTACGCGCACGGCTTCGACGTCCTCAACGAGGCGCTGAAGGCCGCCCTCCCCCGCCGCGAGGCCGCGGTGAAGGAGGCGGTGGCGCTCCAGGAGCCGGAGGCGCTGGAGTTCGTGCTGGGCGTGCTGGGCTCGGACAAGGACGCCGCGGCGCGCCGGCTGGCGGCCACGGAGCTGGGCAACCACGGCCGCACCGCCGCGCGGGCGAAGCTGCGCGAGCGCCTCAACGACGACGACAAGACGGTGCGCGCCGCGGCGCTGGACGCGCTGGTGAAGCTGGAGACGGAGTCCCCGCTGGCGGCTCCGCGCGCGGCGCTGGACTCGCGCTTCGTGGACACGCGCGTGCAGGGCCTGCGCCTCCTGGCGAAGCAGGGCAGCGCGTCGCCGCTGGTGCCGGGGCTCATCGCCGGGAAGCTCTCGGACACGCACCCCGAGGTGGGCACCGCCGCACTGGACGCGCTCACTGCCGTGTCGCCCAAGGGCAGCACGGAGCCGCTGAAGCTCGCGTTCGAGCGCGGCCCCGCGGCCCTCAAGGTGGAGGTGCTGCTGCGCGCGTCGGTGGCGGGCCTGCTGGGAGACCCGCGCCTGCAGCCGCTGGTGGCGCGCGCGCTGGACGACGCGGACCGGGACGTGCGCCGCGTGGCCTTCGCGGTGCGCGTGCTGGAGCGCCGCTCGCTGGCCGCCACGCTGGAGGCGAAGGACGAGGAGTTCGCGCGCACGGTGCGGGAAGTGGCCCGCATCGTGACGCTCCAGGCGAAGCGCGCCGCCGGTGAAGCGGAGGCGAAGTTCACCACCGAGGGAGAGGTCACCGCCTCGCGCGACAAGCTCTTCGCCAACACCCCGCCGGGACAGGCGCTGACGGAAGCGGACCTGGAGCCGCTGCTCGCCGCCATGGCGTGCCGCATGCCGGACACGGCCGTGCGCGGCGCGCGCGTGCTGGCGCAACTGGGTGACGGCCGCGCCCTGGGCGCGCTGCTCCAGCTTTCGCGTGAGGACGACGCCGCCATCCGCCGTGAGACGGCCACCGCGCTCCAGGCGCTGCAGGACCCGCGCGCCCGCGAGCGGCTGGTGTGGATGCTGGACGACGCGGACGGGGATGTGCGCGCGGCGGCGCTGTCGGCCGTGGTGGCGCTGGACTCGGACGCGCCGCTGTCCGCCGCGGAGGCCGCTCTGCGCTCGGGCCATGAGGACGTGCGCGTGCGCGGCCTGGACCGGCTGGTGAAGCTGGGCGCGAAGGCGGAGGGCGCCGAAGGACTGCTGGGCGACGCGCTGGAGGACGAGTCCGCCAAGGTGCGCGGCGAGGCCTTCCGCACGCTGTGGGCGTGGAACGACCAGGAGCCGGTGAAGGCGCTGGACCGCGCGCTGGCGGGCCGCTTCCCGGACCTGCGCACCCGCGCGGTGGAGGTGCTCGCACAGAAGGGGACCGAGGACTGGGCGCTGGAGCGGCTGAAGAAGTCCGTGGAGGACCGTGACGCGGGCGTGGCCACCGCCGCCTACGAGGCGTGGGTGAAGCTGGCCGGCAAGGAGAAGCCGGAGCCGCACCTGGCCGCGCTCAACACCACGCACCCCGCCCTGCGTGAGAAGGCCGCCAAGGCCTCCGTGCACGCCCCGGCGGAAGCCATGCGCTCCGCGCTGCTCAAGCGCGTGCAGGACGAGCACCTGGACGTGGCGGTCGCGGCGCTGGAGGCGCTGGACAAGCTCATCCCCAACGAGAACGGACCGCTGCTCGCGGGCATCGCGGCGTCGGCGCTGCCGGTGCGCGTGCGGGCCGCGGAGCTGCTGGCCCCGCGCGGCGCGGAGGACATCATCGAGCCCATGCGCGGGCTCATCACGGACAAGGACCTGGAGCGGATGTACCCGCCCGGCTTCCTCGTCCCCCTGCGCTTCCGCGCGTCACGTGCGCTGGCCACGCTGGGCTCGCGGCGCCTGCTGGGCTTCTACGCCACCACGCTCCTGCCCCACGAGCTGACGGAGCTCCAGGAGCAGGGCGCGCGAGGCCTCGCGACGGCCAGCCGCCGGGGTGACGAGGGCGCGCTGCTGGATGCGCTGGGCCACTCGCTGGTGGCGGCGCGTTCGTGGGCGGCGGACGGCCTGGCGCGCCTGGGTGACGTGCGCGCGCTGCCGGTCCTCACGGGAAATCTGCGCCATGAGCACCTGCCCATCCGGCTGGGCGCCATCCTCGCCTTCGCGGCCCTGGGCCCCGAGGGCGACGGCGGCCTGCTGCACGGCCTGGAGGACTCCGCGCGCGAGGTGCAGGAGATGGTCTTCGCCATCGTGCTCGCGCGCGACCTGCGCGCCAGCCGCGAGGGTGGACCGCCGGACCTGCTGACGAGCGCGCTGTCCAGCGGCCGTCCGGAGGTGCGCTACGCCGCGGCCCGCGCGCTGGAGCTGCGCACGGAGCCGGAGGCCTACCGCGCGCACCTGGTGGAGGTGCTGCTGCCGCCGCGTCCGGAGAAGGTCGGCGACATGAAGGACTGGCCCGCGGAGGAGGAGCGGGCGAAGCGCGTGATTGGCCTCGCCGAGGCGCTCTCCAGCGGTCAGCCGGAGCAGCGCTACGCGGCGGCGCAGGTGCTGCTGCTGCGCAACAAGCCGCTGGACTACTTCCGCGAAGCGCAGAAGGTCGCGCGCCCCAGCTCGCTCCAGGCCCCCTGGAAGCCGGAGACGGCGCAGGGCGCCGCGCACGTGGTGCAGCCCTCCACGCCGGAGAAGCAGGGCACGGCCTCCGCCACGGGCAAGAGCTGGCTGCGCCGCCTCTTCTCCGCGGTGAAGCCGGCGGAAGGCGCCGGTGCGCTCGGGACGCCGAAGGACGCGACCCAGGCCGAACGTCAGCACCTGCGCCGCCTCGCCTTCGGCGCCTACGTGGGCCTGCTGCGGCAGGTGACCGCGGGCGACGAGGAAGGCCACCGCGTCCGCCGCGACGCCGTGGACCGCGTGGTGAAGCTCACGCAGGAAGGCTACGCGGGCACGTCCGCCGCCGTGGCCGCCCTGCTGCGCGCGCTGGAGGACCCGCACCAGCTCGTGCGCCGGGCCGCGCTCGCGGGCCTCAAGGAGCTGTACCCCGCCGGCAGCGACGAGCCGCTGGCGCTGGCCCTGGCCTCGCTGTCCCCGGACGTCGCTCGCGCGGCGCTGGAGGAGCTGGCGGAGCGCGGGGACAAGGCCCGTCCGCGCGTGACCGCGGCGCTCAACTCGCCGCTGCCGGAAGTCCGCAAGTCCGCCTTCGAGCTGCTGGAGAAGCTCAGCCCGCCGGGCAGCCTGGATCCGCTCCTGGCCGCGCTGGGCAGCGAGCACGCCGACCTGCGCGTGGGCGTGATTGAACGGCTCGCGGGCGCCAACGACTCGCGCGTCACGGAGGCCCTGGGCCGCGCGATGGGCAGCGAGCACGAGGACCTGCGGCTGCGCGCCGCGGAGCTGCTCGCGTTCCGGGGGGATGACCGGGCGGTGGAGGTGCTGGGCACCTTCCTGCGCTCGGAGACGCCGGCCGTGACCCGCCGCGCGCAGGAGGCCCTGGCCCGCCTGGGGACCTCCGCCGCCGTGGCCGCGCTCGCCGCGCGCCTGTCGGTGGCCCCGGAGATTCCGGAGCGCACGAAGCTGGTGGCCGCGCTGGGCCGCACTCACCGCGCGGACGCGCTGGACGTGCTCGCGCGCCAGAGCGTGGAGGACGAGGCCCCGTCCGTGCGCCTCGCCTGCGTGACGGCCGCGATGCAGCTCACCTGGCCGCCGGAGCAGGAGAAGCTCAAGGACCACGAGCGTGAGCTGAAGAAGCGCGACGCGGCGCTCGCCGTGCGCTTCCTGCGCGTGGCGGTGAAGAGCCAGGACCCGGAGGTCCGCAAGGCCGCCGCCCGCGAGCTGGAGCACGGCAAGAGCGAGGGCCAGGACGCGCTGCTCGTCCAGCTCTTCACCGACCGCGACGTCACCGTGCGCGCGGCGGCCGTGGAGCACTACTCGAAGCGCGTGGTGGAGGAAGGCGCGGCGGTGGAGCCGCTGGAGGAGATCCTCCGCGCCGGCGCCCGCGAGCTGATGCTGCCCGCGGCGGAAGGCGTCGCGCACCAGCGCCGCGCCAGCGCCCTGCGTCCCCTGCTGCTGTACGCGCGCGCCGGTGAGCCGCACGAGCGGGGCCGCGCCCTGCTCGCGCTGGGCACCCTGGGCGACGTGCGCGCCCTCTCCGAGCTGGAGACGGTGGCCAACGGCGGCACGCCCGACGCGCCGGCCGAGGAGGACATGGTCGTCGCGGCCATCGAGGCCCTGGGCCGGCTGGCGAACCGGATGCCGGATGGCGAGGACCGCCGCCGCATCGAGGAGAAGGTCGAGGCCGCGGCCACGGACAACAACGCCTCCCAGCGCCAGGAGGCCGGAGTGCGCGGCCTGCGCGCCCTGGGCGGCGAGCGTGCCCGCGTGAAGCTGGAGGCGCTGCTCGCCGACAGCGAGGTCGACGACGATGTGCGCCGCACGGTGGCGGAGCAGCTCGGGAAGTTCGGAGACCCGGCCGCGGAGTCCGCGCTGGCCGCCGCGCTGAACGCGGACGACGACGACCTGCGCCAGGCCGCGCGCAAGGCGCTGGACGTGCTCTTCCCGAAGGAGCGCACGCGGGTGGAGTTCCTCGCGGTGCAGAGCGAGCACGAGGACATCTCCGAGCCCGCCGCCACCTACCTCGCGAGCGAGGGCGACCCGGCCCTGCTGGTGCCCCGCCTGGCCACGCTGGACAACGTGGAACTGCGCCTGCGGCTGCGCCGGGGCCTCGCCCGCCGTGGCGCCCTGCCCGTGCCGGAGGTCATCGCCCTGTTCGGGCACGACAAGCCGGAGGCCCGAGAGGAGGCCGCGCGGCTCGTCGGCACCTGGACGGGTGACGCGCGTGAAGCCGGCGCCGTGGACACGGCCGGGCTGACCCGCGCGCTCGTGGCCGCGGAACGGCGCACCGCCACCGCGTGGGTCTCCGCGCAGCCGTCGAAGAAGGACGCGCTGGCCGCCGCCTGGGAGCGCCTGCTCTGGGCGGGCTCACGGCTGGGCGCGAAGGAACTGGTCGCGACGTCCGCCGAAATCCTCCGCAAGGGCGAGGCCCAGGCCCCCGCCGCCGTGCGCCAGGAAGCGGCGCGCGTGCTGGGACGGCTGAAGGCCACGAGCGAAGCGCAGGCCCTGCGCACCGCACTGGGTGACCCGGACGCCGACGTGCGCTCCGCCGCCGCGTCGGTGCTGGCCGTGCTGGTGCCGGAGCAGGCTTCCGGCTGGGCGCTGGAGGTGAAGCCCTTCGACCCGGTGGCCCTGGGCCCCACGGGCGCGAAGGTGGCCCCGTCCGCGCTCACGGCCAGCGAGGCCCGCCGGCTCGCGGTCCCCGCGCTGCTGGCGAAGAAGGACCTGGAGCCGCTGAAGTCCGCGGCCGCCGACGCGAAGCCCGAGGTGAAGCAGGACGCCTGGGCCGCGCTGGGACGGCTGGGTGGAGACGCCGCCGCGGAGCTGCTGAAGACGGCGGCCTTCGACAAGTCGCAGTCGGTGGAGCTGCGCAAGGCGGCCTACCGCGCCCACAAACGTGCACGCCGGGCCGCTGAGCGCGCCCGGAAGGAAGGTCAACCGTCGTGA
- a CDS encoding carboxypeptidase regulatory-like domain-containing protein, with amino-acid sequence MRKPSAGVIGGVVLLLLIGAGAFWWLRPTSPAPTPPAAPRTGRRQLPATPPAPPQGALQVRGRVVDLQGHPVAGIEVSASVGLPGETLTELPCDTDRPGVSLASEDCDSLSAFRWVQELVEAHRGGAFVLSRTTSAQDGTFTLEGLPGGTVTLWALGPRGAGIQEDVVTGTQDVTLELEPSQPISGRAVDEDGAPLANVQVTVLHTATARYFETRTGTDGRFSVGPLPDSDAYGLLAFHPGRLPVWEQELATGPMPEDVVMFAPRRIVGTVVDGEQPVAGATVTEADGDRVATTDAQGRFTFDGLAPGDYTVEAEQGGLQAHEAVKLTEEQREARVTLRLGTSFYVEATVRDAAGNPVANAEVNADLQTDITERYGSGIFQPLGTTEADGRARLGPFKAGTYSFRVEADRMLDLSATRAVAAGGPPLEFVLTPALLVEGHVTDTAGKPLADVSLSLHPPKQKRPEGAPPPVMARMFIMMHPPREAPFTFDATSDAQGHFAIKVAQPLSGTLTVEAEGYLPRRLQVRAPTSGLKLVLDAGATVRGTVTSSRGTPVNEVDVTLVKQDADEAPSDEDSDEAVVIPERNTFAGSTGEDGRFTLQGLPPGTFTVWMRANQGGYERLMPDRVVLRGSETVELALRMDLDGRMGGIVVDTEGRPLANVAVHATAKEDEASGGRSFSPLSTKTDPDGRFVLEPLARDWDYELEAVKPGYAQPRPPAKDTADEDSTERPEDETPEELTERIHQWLEDQEAPKVTARAGNMDVRIVLAFQGRVTGRLARHDGTPITRFTVNDEAVRDPKGAFTVFVDEPGPQHLTFEVPGHALTQRDVDVPAGRDVDLGTVRVDPGRVIKGRVVDDGTGTPLGGVSVSLALPQEDVANAEHASSFADVFTARDGTFQLPAVEARPYVLTVQEAEHASLERTLGPTEDTLELRLPSDTRLEVLVKDEQGQPVTASLTAIAKEEQEMLNIVVSRNGVASFRGLDPGDYLVRFTGNARHFTVLPRMVHVEPRRVTRLELPVTTKGTELKLRWGERGMQGTAFLLPGRVPAPPESSTEAQVTWLHEQALMPDRNNGDGWPHLPPGPYTLLVLREREGRWLSYRQDVTVGTADVQDVEVPTLPW; translated from the coding sequence ATGCGGAAGCCGTCGGCGGGAGTCATCGGAGGAGTCGTGCTGCTGCTCCTCATCGGAGCCGGGGCCTTCTGGTGGCTGCGCCCCACGTCCCCCGCCCCCACACCCCCGGCGGCCCCCCGCACCGGGCGACGGCAGCTGCCCGCCACCCCGCCCGCGCCGCCCCAGGGCGCCCTCCAGGTCCGGGGCCGCGTCGTCGACCTCCAGGGCCACCCCGTCGCCGGCATCGAGGTCTCCGCCTCCGTGGGCCTGCCCGGGGAGACGCTGACGGAGCTGCCCTGCGACACGGACCGGCCCGGGGTCTCCCTGGCGTCGGAGGACTGCGACTCCCTCTCCGCCTTCCGCTGGGTCCAGGAGCTGGTGGAGGCCCACCGGGGCGGGGCCTTCGTCCTGTCGCGCACCACCTCCGCCCAGGACGGCACCTTCACCCTGGAGGGCCTGCCCGGGGGCACGGTCACCCTCTGGGCCCTGGGCCCGCGCGGCGCCGGCATCCAGGAGGACGTCGTCACCGGCACCCAGGACGTGACGCTGGAGCTGGAGCCCTCCCAGCCCATCTCCGGCCGCGCGGTGGACGAGGACGGCGCCCCGCTCGCCAACGTCCAGGTCACCGTGCTGCACACGGCCACGGCGCGCTACTTCGAGACGCGCACCGGCACCGACGGCCGCTTCTCCGTGGGCCCCCTGCCGGACTCGGACGCCTACGGCCTCCTCGCCTTCCACCCGGGGCGGCTCCCCGTGTGGGAGCAGGAGCTGGCCACGGGCCCCATGCCGGAGGACGTGGTGATGTTCGCCCCCCGGCGTATCGTGGGCACCGTGGTGGACGGCGAGCAGCCCGTCGCGGGCGCCACCGTCACGGAAGCCGACGGCGACCGCGTCGCCACCACCGACGCCCAGGGGCGCTTCACCTTCGACGGCCTGGCCCCCGGCGACTACACCGTGGAGGCGGAGCAGGGCGGCCTCCAGGCGCACGAAGCGGTGAAGCTCACCGAGGAGCAGCGCGAGGCCCGGGTGACGCTGCGCCTGGGCACGTCCTTCTACGTCGAGGCCACCGTGCGCGACGCCGCCGGCAACCCCGTGGCCAACGCGGAGGTGAACGCCGACCTCCAGACCGACATCACCGAGCGCTACGGCTCGGGCATCTTCCAGCCGCTCGGCACCACCGAAGCGGACGGCCGCGCGCGCCTGGGCCCCTTCAAGGCCGGCACCTACTCCTTCCGGGTGGAGGCGGACCGGATGCTGGACCTCTCCGCGACCCGCGCCGTGGCCGCCGGGGGGCCTCCGCTGGAGTTCGTCCTCACCCCCGCCCTCCTCGTGGAGGGCCACGTCACCGACACCGCGGGCAAGCCGCTGGCGGACGTCTCCCTGTCACTGCATCCACCGAAGCAGAAGCGCCCGGAAGGCGCACCTCCGCCCGTGATGGCGCGCATGTTCATCATGATGCACCCGCCCCGCGAGGCGCCCTTCACCTTCGACGCCACCTCCGACGCGCAGGGCCACTTCGCCATCAAGGTGGCCCAGCCCCTCTCCGGCACCCTCACCGTCGAAGCCGAGGGCTACCTGCCGCGCAGGCTCCAGGTCCGCGCCCCCACGTCCGGCCTGAAGCTGGTCCTGGACGCGGGCGCCACGGTGCGCGGCACCGTGACCAGCTCCCGGGGCACGCCCGTCAACGAGGTGGACGTCACGCTGGTGAAGCAGGACGCGGACGAAGCGCCCTCCGACGAGGATTCGGACGAGGCGGTGGTCATCCCCGAACGCAACACCTTCGCGGGCTCCACGGGAGAGGACGGCCGCTTCACCCTCCAGGGCCTGCCGCCGGGCACCTTCACCGTGTGGATGCGCGCCAACCAGGGCGGCTACGAGCGCCTCATGCCCGACCGCGTGGTGCTGCGCGGCTCGGAGACCGTGGAGCTGGCGCTGCGCATGGACCTGGATGGCCGGATGGGCGGCATCGTCGTGGACACGGAGGGCCGGCCCCTGGCGAACGTCGCCGTGCACGCCACGGCCAAGGAGGACGAGGCCAGCGGCGGCCGCTCGTTCTCGCCGCTCTCCACCAAGACGGACCCCGACGGCCGCTTCGTCCTGGAGCCGCTGGCGCGCGACTGGGACTACGAGCTGGAGGCGGTGAAGCCCGGCTACGCCCAGCCCAGGCCCCCCGCGAAGGACACCGCCGATGAAGACTCCACCGAGCGCCCGGAAGACGAAACCCCCGAGGAGCTGACCGAACGCATCCACCAGTGGCTGGAGGACCAGGAGGCCCCCAAGGTCACCGCCCGCGCGGGGAACATGGACGTGCGCATCGTCCTGGCCTTCCAGGGCCGCGTCACCGGCCGGCTGGCGAGGCACGACGGCACGCCCATCACCCGCTTCACCGTGAACGACGAAGCGGTGCGCGACCCGAAGGGCGCCTTCACCGTCTTCGTGGACGAGCCCGGCCCCCAGCACCTCACCTTCGAGGTGCCCGGCCACGCCCTCACCCAGCGCGACGTGGACGTCCCCGCGGGCCGCGACGTGGACCTGGGCACCGTGCGCGTGGACCCGGGCCGCGTCATCAAGGGCCGCGTGGTGGACGACGGCACCGGCACGCCGCTGGGCGGCGTGTCCGTCTCCCTGGCGCTGCCTCAAGAGGACGTGGCCAACGCGGAGCACGCCAGCTCCTTCGCGGACGTCTTCACCGCCCGGGACGGCACCTTCCAGCTGCCCGCCGTGGAGGCCCGGCCGTACGTGCTCACCGTGCAGGAGGCGGAGCACGCGTCCCTGGAGCGCACGCTGGGCCCCACCGAGGACACGCTCGAGCTGCGCCTGCCGTCCGACACGCGCCTGGAGGTCCTGGTGAAGGACGAACAGGGCCAGCCCGTGACCGCCTCCCTGACCGCCATCGCGAAGGAGGAGCAGGAGATGCTGAACATCGTCGTCTCGCGCAACGGCGTGGCCAGCTTCCGCGGCCTGGACCCGGGGGACTACCTGGTGCGGTTCACGGGGAACGCCCGGCACTTCACCGTCCTGCCCCGCATGGTCCACGTCGAGCCGCGACGCGTCACCCGGCTGGAGCTGCCGGTGACGACGAAGGGCACCGAGCTGAAGCTGCGCTGGGGCGAGCGCGGAATGCAGGGCACGGCCTTCCTCCTCCCCGGCCGCGTCCCCGCGCCGCCGGAGTCCAGCACGGAGGCCCAGGTGACGTGGCTGCACGAACAGGCGCTCATGCCGGACCGAAATAACGGAGATGGCTGGCCCCACCTGCCTCCCGGGCCCTACACGCTTCTCGTGTTGCGAGAACGTGAGGGACGCTGGCTGTCGTACCGCCAGGACGTGACGGTGGGCACCGCCGACGTGCAGGACGTGGAGGTGCCCACGCTGCCGTGGTGA